From Alloacidobacterium dinghuense:
GCGAGGCCTTCGGTACGAACAACCACATCCGCCTCTCCTATGCCGTTTCGCACGACGACGTGGAAGAAGGCGTGAAGCGAATGAAGGACTTCTTCGCCAAGCTTTCCGCATAACGTTCAGGGCGCCTGCTTCGCACAGGCGCCCGTTCCATCTGCATCCAACCTTCGGCGCCGGAATCAAACCAGCATAGGAGTCGTGTCTTCAATGAAGCTGCAAGTGCGCGGAATTCTCTTCGACATGGACGGAGTGCTCGTCAGCTCGCTCGGGTCGGTTGAGCGCAGCTGGGCCAAGTGGGGCGAAATGCGCGGCGTTGACGCAGCGCTCGCCATCAAGACAGCGCATGGACAGCGCGCCATTGAAACCGTGCGCAGGCTGCGCCCTGACCTCAATGACGTCGAAGAGTTGAAAGTGATCGAAGAGATAGAAATCGCCGACAGGGACGACATCCAGGTCCTCGACGGCGTGCATCGCATCCTCGATTCACTGCCGCAAAAGTTCTGGACCGTCGTCACCTCGGCGACCGGCAAACTTGCACGTTCCCGCCTGGGCTATGCCGGGCTCGCTGTTCCAGAGCACTTCATTACCGCCGACATGGTGACGCACGGCAAGCCCAACCCGGAGCCATACCTCAAAGGATCCGCTCTGCTGGGCGTGGACCCCGAGCATTGCCTCGTGATTGAAGATTCAAGCGCAGGCGCAGTCGCCGGGCACGCTGCCGGATGCAAAGTGCTCGCCACGCTCTTCTCGCACACCGTCGAAAGCCTGACTGCAGCCGACTGGATTGTTCAGTCACTCGATGGTGTGACGATGCGTCCGCTGGAAGATGCCGTGGAAGTGGAATTCAAGCCACTCTTTCAAAACGGGCGTTAGCCACGCGGCGATCATTTCGCGAGAATGATTGTTCCTGCTGCCCAAGGCATTTAAAACCTGAGCCAACTTCGGTTCTTCAATTTCCGAATTTGTGACGTTTTTTGATCGGCGGCCGCTCAACGCTACCTCACTGCTTGCCGCCTGTCGCGCTGTCGCTCATCTTCTCAAGCTTCCAGACATAGAGGTATTCATGATAGCTGGACGTCACAATATCGATTCCTCTTTGCCTGTTGCCCGGCTCAGCGCGGAGCGGATGTTTTCTTTCGTGTCGGGAAGATCGGCGAGCGGAATCTTCAATGCAGATCCATTCTCTAACTGGCTGATGTCATTCAATAACAGTTCAATAATTTGCTTATGTTTTCCATCGCGGCCCTTCGGAACCTCGATCTGAAGCATGGATTCAAATCGCATAGGAGCCTTCTTGCGCTCTCCTTTGATAGCCATAACGGTCTCTCCCCCTGAAGCAATCGTCACGCACTTACAACGCAATCTTAGACTTTCAATGCGCTCATATTACTTCGAGGACGGCGCAGAGGCGAAGCGCAAGGAGTAGCCACGCTCGGCTTAGTTTCATCGTAGGTGCCCCCACGACCTCCGCCAACACTGCGCCTGCACCGAACTGCACGCAACCCTTCACAAACTGTTGTCGTGTCCAGAGTCTGGCGTTCATGCCCGCACATCCGTCTGTGAGAGATTCCGGCCCAGCATGCCACGTCATCTTCACGAGAAACTTTGCGGGCTGCTCAAAGCTCCGAAAAGCGTTATCTTGGACAAGCGTCGACTATCAGCAACGAAGTAAACACCTGCGCGTCTCCGGAGGAGCGGTTCAATGGGAAAAACATTCGCAAACATCCTTGAAACTGTCGGCAACACACCCGCGGTCAAAATCAACAGGCTCGCACCGCCTGACATCAACCTCTTCGTCAAAGTGGAGGCCTTCAATCCACTCGGCTCGGTGAAAGATCGCCTTGCCCTCGGTGTCATCGAGGACGCGGAGAAGAAAGGTCAGCTCAAGCCCGGCCAGACTGTTGTCGAAGCCACCAGCGGCAATACAGGAATCGGCCTTGCCATGGTCTGCGCGGCAAAGGGATACCCACTCGTTGTCACCATGACGGAAACCTTCAGCGTCGAGCGCCGCAAACTCATGAGGTTTCTTGGCGCGAAGGTGGTGCTCACTCCGGCGGCAGTGAGGGGTACAGGCATGGCCGCGAAAGCCGTTGAGCTTGCGCAAACGCATGGTTGGTTCCTCACGCGACAATTCGAAAATGAAGCCAACGCCGACATGCACTCGCGCACGACGGCAAAAGAAATTCTCGAAGATTTCAAGGGTGAGCGGCTGGACTACTGGGTGACCGGATTCGGCACCGGCGGTACACTCAAGGGCGTTGCGCGCGTGCTCGCCAAAGAACGCCCTGAGACGAAGATCATCCTCTGCGAACCGGATGACGCTCCCATGGTTTCGAGTCGTCTGGAACAAGCGCGCAATCCCGATGGATCGGCTTCGATAAGCCACCCTGCATGGAAACCGCATCCGCTGCAGGGCTGGAGCCCGGACTTCATTCCGAAGCTGACAGCAGATGCGCTGGAGACCAACGTTGTCAGCAAAGTTCTGCGTGTGACCAACTCAGATGCCATGCGCTGCAGCAAAGAACTCGCGCGCAAGGAAGGAATCTTTGTCGGCATCAGTTCCGGCGCGACCTTCTCCGCAGCTTTGCAGGTCTGCGCCGAAGCGCCAAAAGGATCGACGGTCCTGTGCATGCTTCCCGATACAGGAGAGCGTTATCTCACGACACCGCTCTTCGCCGACATTCCCGTGGATATGACCGAAGAAGAAATGGAGATCGCGCGTTCAACGCCTGCCGCGTGGGTACAGCCTGCGAAATAATCAGCTCAGCAATTCAAGCCTGCGCGGGCGAAAGTTCAATGCGTTGCGTGCCTTCTCATTGAACGCTCCGCGCAGCTTCATGTCCGGCAGCGGGCGACGATCAGCGTTATATCGTCGTGCTGCTCGCCATGGTTGAATGCCCGGACCTTCTCTACGATCGCGTCGATCAGGCTTCGCGGAGGCAAGTCACGATACTGTCGCAGCGTTTCCACCAGCCCCTGCTCGCCGAATTCTTCCGCAGCCTCATTGAATGATTCAGTTGCGCCGTCAGTGTAGAGCAGGAGTATGTCACCTGGGTTAAGCCGGCGCTCTTCAAACGAGCAAGCCCAGCCTACAAAAAGGCCCAGCACCGTTGAAGTCGAACCGAGCCATTCCAGCGTGTTGTCGCTTCTCAGCAGAAGCGCCGGAAGATGTCCACAGTTTGCATAGCGCAGGCGTCGTGTGTTGTCGTCATATTCTGCGAAAAAGAGCGTTGCATAATCTGCATTGGCGGTGTTTTCGTAGAACACGCGGTTTACAGATTCCAGGAAAGATTCCGGTCTGTCCGAAGCCGTCGCTCCCTGACTTCGCAGGTTAGCCTGCAGATTCGCCATCAACAGGGCACCGGCTATTCCTTTTCCGGCGATATCGGCAAGCACCAACCCGAGCAATCCGCCGCCCAGGTCGAGATAGTCGTAATAATCGCCGCCCACCTGCCGCGCCTGGATGCACACGCCGGCATATTCCAGCGTTCGCACCTCGGGAATTCTTTGCGGAAAAAGCCTCGCCTGCACCTGTCGGGCGATTTCCAGTTCACGCGCAGTGCGGCGCTCCACTTCAAGACGTTCTTCCGTGAGTCGCCGCTGCTCCTCCACATCGCGTGTCGCCTGGTCAAACCCTATCAGCCAGAATCGGTTTCCATCCACATCGTCGAATTGGGTGTACACGCTCCCCCAGGGTGCAGCTACCGGCGGATGAACAAAATGCACGCCTCGCTCTTTCCACTCGCGATACTTCGCCTCGATATTTTCAGTTAGAAAGACGGTGTTCCGGCCTTTTCCGATCAGCGGATGGTCATCCGACTCCGGCGGAGGAAAAACCAGACACAGCCTCGCCGTTCCATCCGGGGGAGCAACAATCACCCAGCGGTCGCCCTGCTCGTTTCGGTGGTCGAGAGCAATGTTGAAGCCAAGACAGTCAACGAAAAACTCCATGCTCCGGTCCTGGTCCCGCACGAAAACCAATACCTGCTGCAGCTGCAGATAAGGATCTTCTCGATTCAGCCGAATCGCCGGCTGGACATCCCAAACCGGTACGGAAGGCTTGCTCATCGCGCGCTCAACCTTAATGTGCGTTGCCCTCGATCTCATCTGCCAGCTTGCCCGCGTCATACAACTGCCGGAGCGCCATGATCATTGCTGAGCTATGCACGGCGACAGAGCGGTTCTGGTAGTCATCGTAGATGAAGTCGCCAACAATGGATTCAATATTGCCGTCGAAGATCAGACCCACCAGTTCCCCTTTGCTGTTGATTACCGGAGATCCCGAGTTGCCGCCGATGATGTCATTCGTCGAAACGAAATCGAGCGGTGTGGAAAGATCGATCTTGTCGTGCCGCTCGACATAGCGCTTCGGCAGGTTGAACGGCGGAGCATTGTTGAAGCTCGTCGCGCGATCGTAGAGCCCGTAATAGGTCGTCTTATAGGGCGCGATCGTGCCATTCATCGGATATCCCGAAGCCGCGCCATAGCTGAGCCGGAGAGTAAAGGTCGCGTCCGGGTAGCTGCTCTTGCCATAGACGGCGAAGCGAGCTTTGCCGAGCTTCTCACCCGCGCGCTCTTCAATGCTGTCAATCGCGTCCTGCTTCTTGCGATCGGCGCGAACAATGGGATCGATCTTGCGCGCCAGCACGATCATGGGATCCGTAGAAGCAGTGATGGCGGATTGTCCACCTTCGAGCAGCGCTTTGCGCACTGCCGGATCGGCAAGCTTGGTGCCGTCCACGAGGCTCTTCGCAACCACGGCGGGCTCCTGTCCGTTGAGAACAGCTGTGAGCCACTCGTCATTGGCAGGGAGGCTCTTACTCGCTTCTTCCAGGCCCCCGGTCATCTGCGCTATTTCGAGCCCTGGATACACAGGAGCCGGCGACACAAGCTCGTATTTCAGCGATTCAAGCTGGGATTCGTGGAAGCCGGGGAGGCGGTCTCCGTCCGGCTTCGTAACTTCGGCGGCATACTGCACCAGATTTAAAGCCGTTGCCAGAAGCTGAGAGCCTGAACGCCGGTGAAATGTTACCGGAAACAGAGCTTCATCCTGTTGAACCGCGCGTTCAATCTCCTTCCACGCATCGCCGTAATCTTTCTGCCACATTGGATTGGCTTCGACGCGTTGGCGAAAATCCGTTTCCTCTTTAACCTTCTTGTCCCACACCTTCTTGTCGTTGAGTCCGTCGATGCGTCCACGGAAAACCTTGATCGCATTCTGCAGCCCGAAGATTTGGCTCGCGGCCTGTCGCGTCTGCTCGGCACCGCCCGTTGAGTATTGCTGCAATGTCTTCACGCGGCTTTCAAGCAAAGCGAGTATTGCCGGATCAGCCATGTCGCGATCGAACGAGAGCTGTGCCACAGTATCCTGCCGCTCCGACGAGCCCGGATGCCCGGCAACAAAAACAAGTTCGTCCTTCGATGGTCCGTTCGCACTCCACTTCAAATAGTTTTCTGTGTGAATCGGCTTGCCATTCTCGTAGACGCGAAAGAGCGCCATATCCAGGTCGTAACGGGGATATGTGAAGTTATCGGGATCGCCGCCGTAGAATGCCGCCTGATCCTCCGGAGCGAAGACGATGCGCACGTCCGTGTATTTCTTGTAGCGATAGAGCCAGTATTCGCCGCCCTGATACAGCGTTACAACATCGGACCGAAGTCCGGTGGCTTTCAGGCTGTCCGCTTCAATCGCCGCGATGGCCGCATTGCGCGCCTTGAAGGCATCCTCATCGCTGCTGCCGGGCTTTACCGCCGCCTGCACCTTTGCCGTTACGTCCTCCGTTGATTGCAGAACGTTGACTTCAAGATCCGGCGACTTCATCTCCTGATCGTAGGTGGGCGCGTAGAAGCCATCGTGAACGTAATCATGCTCGGCAGTCGAACTCTTCTGCAGCTGTCCGCGAGCCACGTGATGATTGGTAAGCAGCAATCCATCCGCACTGACAAACGAACCCGATCCGCCATCATTCAAACGCACGCACGAGAGGCGAACATGATCCAGCCATTCCTTCGTAATCGTGAAGCCATATCGCTGTTGAATCAGGTTGACTGGCGGATTGTCGAAGGTCCACATGCCCTCATCGGCGCGAGTGCCTGTAGTTGCAAAACCTAAAAGCAGCGCGATGCAGGAAGTGCGAAGGAAAGCATTCTTCACGGAATTACCTCGTTCGAGAAATGTATCGGGGAGGCTTCTTTGGGAACAGCAAGTATAGCGCAGGTGTCCAGTGTTTCTCCTGCGGATGTCCAGCCGCGTGAAAAGGCGGACAGAGGAAAGGGTAGAGGCGGTTCTAAAGCCGTGAGAAGAGAGCAGGCAGAGATCTGGGCGCCGGACCCCCGCCGTTCTTCGACTTAGTGGACCGCGTCAGGAAGCTTCCAGGCAAAGAGCACGCCACCTCCGCTGGTCAGCAAATATTGCTTGCCATCCAGCTCATAGGTGATCGGAGAGCTGGCGATGCCCGCCCCTGAACCAGCGTGCCAGAGCGTTTTTCCGTTCGTCGTATCCAGCGCAAGAAAGTTTCCGTGCGCATCGCCTGTGAAAATCAGGCCGGAGTCGGTTGTCAGCACTCCTGCGCCCGATCCTTCTTCACCGAGTTCATGGCTCCAGCGAATCTTTCCCGTCTGGTAGTCAATGGCTTCGATGACGCCCTTACCCCATAGACCGTAATCGCCGCCAGCCCATCCGTAGTCGCCGTCGGCTGGCTTCGAGAAGTAAATGCTCCAGCTTGGATGAGCATCCACGATGAACAAGCCCGTTTTCGGATCGAAGCTGGGTGAGCGGAAATTCGTCATTCCACCTTCATCTGGTGCGATGATACGGCCATCAGGCGCCGGCTCTTTCGCAGGATTCGGGATGGGACGCCCATCCTTGTCGAGGCCGAGCGCCCAGTTGGTAGGCCCGAAGGTCGTGGTCAGCAGGCTTTTCCCGTTGGTGCGATCGAGTACAAAGAAGTAGCCGTTGCGCGAAGCCTGCATGAGCATCTTGTGCTGTTTGCCGTGAAACATTCCGTCGACGAGCACAGGAATCTCTACAGCATCCCAGTCGTGCGTGTCGTGCGGAGAAGCCGAAAATCCCCAGACAAGTTTCCCGGTATCAGGATTCAGGGCGACGATGCTGCAGGTGTAGAGATCGTCCCCGGGACGGGTTTTGCCGGCTAGAACTGGCGTAGGATTGCCGGTGCCCCAATAGATGAGGTTGAGATCCGGATCATACGTCCCGGACATCCAGGTGGTTCCTCCGGTCGATCCGCCTGGCGTGCCTGAGGGCGGCGTCACGTTCCATTCCCATTGCATTTTGCCGGTTTCGGGGTCAAAGGATTTGATGAACGTGGGAAGATTGTCCAGATCGCCACCGGTACCGACGATCACATGATTGCCGACAATCATCGGCGCCTCAGTCGCCCAGTAGCCTTTATTGACATCGGCTACCTCGACGTTCCAGCGCACGGTTCCGTCTTTCGCATTCAGTGAGATCAGGTGGGCGTCGGGTGAGCGGAAGAATAGCCAGTCCTTGTAAATGGCTACGCCCCGCTGACCGATATGATCGCCCTTATTTGGAGGGTAGGTGTAATGCCAGAGCTGGTGGCCGCTGCGGGCATCGACGGCCCAGACGTTGTCAGGAATCGTGAAGTAGAGGATTCCATCGACCAGGATCGGCGTAGACTTGATGGTCGCGGTGTGCTGTGTCTGGAATGCCCACGCGAGGGTGAGGTTGCCGACATTCTTCGGAGTAATCTGCGTGAGCTTGCTGTGACGCTGGCCAGTGTAATCACCGTGATAGCTGGGCCAGCTATTCGCAGGCGGCTTGAGCAACGTCGCCGCATCTACATTCTGCGCGTGCAGCCAATGTGCTGAAGCGCTCCATGCCAGCGCACTCAACACAACAACCGATGCATTCTTCAGAAACTTCATATCGATTTCTAACCTTCAATCAGAAACATTAAAAAACGACTCTAGCGAGCTGCCGTCACCGCGCCGCCCGCTGGAACGGAGCTGTGTGGGAGCGCCCAGGCAAACAGCACACCTCCGCTGCTCGTCATCACATACTGGCGGCCATCGAGTTCATAGGTAATCGGCGAGCTCTGCATCGGTGCGCCCATTCCGGAGTGCCACAAAGTCTTGCCGTTACTTGTGTTCAATGCCAGGACATTTCCGTAAGCATCGCCGGTAAAGGTCACACCCGCATCCGTAGTCAATACTCCGGCGCCTGAACCGCCGTGGCCAACCTCATGGCTCCAGCGAATCTTTCCCGTTTGATAATCAATGGCTTCGATGACGCCCTTGCCCCACAGGCCATAGTCGGCCCCAGCCCATCCGTAGTTGCCGTCGGCCTGCTTTGCAAAATAAATGCTCCAGCTGGGATGCGCATCGACGACGAACAAGCCTGTTTTCGGATCAAAGCTGGGCGCACGATAGTTCGTCATTCCGCCTTCGTCGGGCGCGATCAAACGGCCATCGGGCGCGGGTTCTTTTGCGGGATTCGGAATCGGCCGTCCCTGCTCATCGATGCCAAGCGTCCAGTTCGTTGGGCCAAAGGGAGCAGTCAGCAGGTTCTCCCCCGTCGTGCGGTCCAGAACAAAGAAGTAGCCATTGCGCGAGCTCTGCATCAGCATCTTGCGAGGCTTGCCGTGAAAATCCCCATCCACCAGTACCGGAGTCTCAACCGCATCCCAGTCATGCGTATCGTGCGGCGAAACCGAATATCCCCACGCAAGCTTTCCCGTATCCGCGTGGATGGCGACAATGCTACAGGTATACGCGTTATCGCCCGGGCGACTCGCCCCGTTCAGAACCGGAGTCGGATTTCCTGTCCCCCAATACAACAGGTTGAGATCGGGATCATACGTACCCGTCATCCACGTCATGCCTCCCGTCGTGCTGTTCGGAGTTCCCACGGGAGCAGTGGCGTTCCACTGCCACTGCTCTTCGCCTGTCTCGGGATCAACGGCTCGCAAATATCCTGTCAGGTTGTCGAAATCACCTGACACGCCGACGATCACGTGGTTCTTTACGACCAACGGCGCCAGCGTCATCCAGTAGCCCTTGCTCACGTCTGCAATCACCACATCCCATCGCACCGTGCCGTCCTTCGCGTTCAGACAAATCAGGTGCGCATCCGGAGTGACAAAGTACAGCCATCCTTTGTACATGGCCACGCCGCGATGACCGATATGCAATCCCTTCGTCGTCGGCTTATTGAAGTGCCAGAGCATCTGCCCGGAACGCGCGTCCACGGCCCAGATATTGTCCGGCACCGTGAAGTACAGGACGCCATCCACCACCAGTGGTGAAGACTTGATATCCGCAGCCTGGTTCGTTTGAAAGGCCCAGGCCAGCGTCAGCTCATGAACATTCTGC
This genomic window contains:
- a CDS encoding HAD-IA family hydrolase, encoding MKLQVRGILFDMDGVLVSSLGSVERSWAKWGEMRGVDAALAIKTAHGQRAIETVRRLRPDLNDVEELKVIEEIEIADRDDIQVLDGVHRILDSLPQKFWTVVTSATGKLARSRLGYAGLAVPEHFITADMVTHGKPNPEPYLKGSALLGVDPEHCLVIEDSSAGAVAGHAAGCKVLATLFSHTVESLTAADWIVQSLDGVTMRPLEDAVEVEFKPLFQNGR
- the cysK gene encoding cysteine synthase A, whose translation is MGKTFANILETVGNTPAVKINRLAPPDINLFVKVEAFNPLGSVKDRLALGVIEDAEKKGQLKPGQTVVEATSGNTGIGLAMVCAAKGYPLVVTMTETFSVERRKLMRFLGAKVVLTPAAVRGTGMAAKAVELAQTHGWFLTRQFENEANADMHSRTTAKEILEDFKGERLDYWVTGFGTGGTLKGVARVLAKERPETKIILCEPDDAPMVSSRLEQARNPDGSASISHPAWKPHPLQGWSPDFIPKLTADALETNVVSKVLRVTNSDAMRCSKELARKEGIFVGISSGATFSAALQVCAEAPKGSTVLCMLPDTGERYLTTPLFADIPVDMTEEEMEIARSTPAAWVQPAK
- a CDS encoding PP2C family protein-serine/threonine phosphatase; protein product: MRSRATHIKVERAMSKPSVPVWDVQPAIRLNREDPYLQLQQVLVFVRDQDRSMEFFVDCLGFNIALDHRNEQGDRWVIVAPPDGTARLCLVFPPPESDDHPLIGKGRNTVFLTENIEAKYREWKERGVHFVHPPVAAPWGSVYTQFDDVDGNRFWLIGFDQATRDVEEQRRLTEERLEVERRTARELEIARQVQARLFPQRIPEVRTLEYAGVCIQARQVGGDYYDYLDLGGGLLGLVLADIAGKGIAGALLMANLQANLRSQGATASDRPESFLESVNRVFYENTANADYATLFFAEYDDNTRRLRYANCGHLPALLLRSDNTLEWLGSTSTVLGLFVGWACSFEERRLNPGDILLLYTDGATESFNEAAEEFGEQGLVETLRQYRDLPPRSLIDAIVEKVRAFNHGEQHDDITLIVARCRT
- a CDS encoding S46 family peptidase, whose product is MKNAFLRTSCIALLLGFATTGTRADEGMWTFDNPPVNLIQQRYGFTITKEWLDHVRLSCVRLNDGGSGSFVSADGLLLTNHHVARGQLQKSSTAEHDYVHDGFYAPTYDQEMKSPDLEVNVLQSTEDVTAKVQAAVKPGSSDEDAFKARNAAIAAIEADSLKATGLRSDVVTLYQGGEYWLYRYKKYTDVRIVFAPEDQAAFYGGDPDNFTYPRYDLDMALFRVYENGKPIHTENYLKWSANGPSKDELVFVAGHPGSSERQDTVAQLSFDRDMADPAILALLESRVKTLQQYSTGGAEQTRQAASQIFGLQNAIKVFRGRIDGLNDKKVWDKKVKEETDFRQRVEANPMWQKDYGDAWKEIERAVQQDEALFPVTFHRRSGSQLLATALNLVQYAAEVTKPDGDRLPGFHESQLESLKYELVSPAPVYPGLEIAQMTGGLEEASKSLPANDEWLTAVLNGQEPAVVAKSLVDGTKLADPAVRKALLEGGQSAITASTDPMIVLARKIDPIVRADRKKQDAIDSIEERAGEKLGKARFAVYGKSSYPDATFTLRLSYGAASGYPMNGTIAPYKTTYYGLYDRATSFNNAPPFNLPKRYVERHDKIDLSTPLDFVSTNDIIGGNSGSPVINSKGELVGLIFDGNIESIVGDFIYDDYQNRSVAVHSSAMIMALRQLYDAGKLADEIEGNAH
- a CDS encoding acido-empty-quinoprotein group A, encoding MKFLKNASVVVLSALAWSASAHWLHAQNVDAATLLKPPANSWPSYHGDYTGQRHSKLTQITPKNVGNLTLAWAFQTQHTATIKSTPILVDGILYFTIPDNVWAVDARSGHQLWHYTYPPNKGDHIGQRGVAIYKDWLFFRSPDAHLISLNAKDGTVRWNVEVADVNKGYWATEAPMIVGNHVIVGTGGDLDNLPTFIKSFDPETGKMQWEWNVTPPSGTPGGSTGGTTWMSGTYDPDLNLIYWGTGNPTPVLAGKTRPGDDLYTCSIVALNPDTGKLVWGFSASPHDTHDWDAVEIPVLVDGMFHGKQHKMLMQASRNGYFFVLDRTNGKSLLTTTFGPTNWALGLDKDGRPIPNPAKEPAPDGRIIAPDEGGMTNFRSPSFDPKTGLFIVDAHPSWSIYFSKPADGDYGWAGGDYGLWGKGVIEAIDYQTGKIRWSHELGEEGSGAGVLTTDSGLIFTGDAHGNFLALDTTNGKTLWHAGSGAGIASSPITYELDGKQYLLTSGGGVLFAWKLPDAVH
- a CDS encoding acido-empty-quinoprotein group A, producing MTLLKQGLVLAALSLPSLLTAQNLDSAQILKPTPDSWPLYHGDYSGMRHSKLTQITPQNVHELTLAWAFQTNQAADIKSSPLVVDGVLYFTVPDNIWAVDARSGQMLWHFNKPTTKGLHIGHRGVAMYKGWLYFVTPDAHLICLNAKDGTVRWDVVIADVSKGYWMTLAPLVVKNHVIVGVSGDFDNLTGYLRAVDPETGEEQWQWNATAPVGTPNSTTGGMTWMTGTYDPDLNLLYWGTGNPTPVLNGASRPGDNAYTCSIVAIHADTGKLAWGYSVSPHDTHDWDAVETPVLVDGDFHGKPRKMLMQSSRNGYFFVLDRTTGENLLTAPFGPTNWTLGIDEQGRPIPNPAKEPAPDGRLIAPDEGGMTNYRAPSFDPKTGLFVVDAHPSWSIYFAKQADGNYGWAGADYGLWGKGVIEAIDYQTGKIRWSHEVGHGGSGAGVLTTDAGVTFTGDAYGNVLALNTSNGKTLWHSGMGAPMQSSPITYELDGRQYVMTSSGGVLFAWALPHSSVPAGGAVTAAR